A single Struthio camelus isolate bStrCam1 chromosome 6, bStrCam1.hap1, whole genome shotgun sequence DNA region contains:
- the IFT70B gene encoding intraflagellar transport protein 70B, which translates to MVAAAADGEYTAVVYGLIRAGRLGEAAALLSGELQRSGRSRGGLSLLGYCYYQLQEFAAAAECYEQLAALHPALDAYRLHQAQALQRAGLYGEALRAAAPLLDLPAYQGRALRLQAAVRYAQGDLPAAKSLLEEALASAAEGGPGAAEDPSALPDAEVNLGCLLYRQGRHEEACGKFAGAMQVLGYCPELSYNMALCSYAAKQYAPALKHISDIIERGIHQHPELSVGMTTEGIDVRSVGNTLLLHRTSLVEAFNLKAAIEYQLHNLEAAKEALTDMPPRAEEELDPVTLHNQALMNMDSQPTEGFEKLQFLLLQNPCPPETFGNLLLLYCKHQYYDLAADVLAENAHLTYKLLTPYLYNFLDAIITCQTAPEEAFHKLDDSAGMLTEQLRKLTKQVQEARQNRDDEAVKKAVNEYDETVEKYVPVLMAQAKIYWDMENYAMVEKIFRKSVEFCNEHEVWKLNVAHVLFMQESKYKEAIGFYEPIVKKHYDNILHVSAIVLANLCVSYIMTSQNEEAEELMRKIEKEEEQLSYDDPDKKIYHLCIVNLVIGTLYCAKGNYDFGISRVIKSLEPYNKKLGTDTWYYAKRCFLSLLENMSKHMIMLRDSVTQECIQFLEHCELYGRNIPAVIEQPLEEERMHSGKNTVTYEARHLRALMYEIIGWNM; encoded by the coding sequence atggtggcggcggcggcggacggggAGTACACGGCCGTCGTCTACGGGCTGATCCGCGCCGGGCGGctgggcgaggcggcggcgctgctgagCGGCGAGCTGCAGCGGAGCGGCCGCTCGCGGGGCGGCCTCTCGCTGCTGGGCTACTGCTACTACCAGCTGCAGGAGTTCGCGGCGGCGGCCGAGTGCTACGAGCAGCTGGCGGCGCTGCACCCGGCGCTCGACGCCTACCGGCTGCACCAGGCGCAGGCGCTGCAGCGGGCCGGGCTCTACGGCGAggcgctgcgcgccgccgccccgctgctcgACCTGCCGGCCTACCAGGGCCGCGCCCTGCGCCTCCAGGCCGCCGTGCGCTACGCCCAGGGCGACCTGCCGGCCGCCAAgagcctgctggaggaggcgctgGCCTCCGCGGCggagggcggccccggcgcggccgaggACCCCTCGGCGCTGCCCGACGCCGAGGTCaacctgggctgcctgctctaCCGGCAGGGCCGGCACGAAGAGGCCTGCGGCAAGTTCGCCGGTGCCATGCAGGTCTTGGGCTACTGCCCCGAGCTGTCCTACAACATGGCGCTCTGCTCCTACGCCGCCAAGCAGTACGCCCCCGCCCTCAAGCACATCTCGGATATCATCGAGCGCGGCATCCACCAGCACCCCGAGCTCAGCGTGGGCATGACCACGGAGGGCATCGATGTCCGCAGCGTGGGCAACACGCTGCTCCTGCACCGCACGTCCCTAGTGGAGGCCTTCAACCTCAAGGCCGCCATCGAGTACCAGCTGCACAACCTGGAGGCGGCCAAGGAGGCGCTCACAGACATGCCGCCGAGGGCCGAAGAGGAGCTGGACCCGGTCACGCTGCACAACCAGGCGCTAATGAACATGGACAGCCAGCCCACCGAAGGGTTTGAGAAACTGCAGTTTCTCCTGCTGCAGAACCCCTGCCCACCAGAAACGTTTGGAAACTTGCTGCTGCTCTATTGCAAGCACCAGTACTATGACCTGGCAGCTGATGTGTTGGCAGAAAATGCCCACTTGACCTACAAACTGCTCACACCTTATCTGTACAACTTCTTGGATGCCATTATAACTTGTCAAACTGCCCCTGAGGAGGCTTTCCACAAGCTAGATGATTCAGCAGGGATGCTGACAGAGCAGCTGAGAAAACTCACAAAACAGGTACAGGAAGCTAGGCAAAATCGGGATGATGAAGCCGTAAAAAAGGCAGTTAATGAATACGATGAGACTGTGGAGAAATACGTGCCGGTCTTGATGGCTCAGGCAAAGATCTACTGGGACATGGAGAACTATGCGATGGTAGAAAAGATTTTCCGCAAATCGGTGGAGTTCTGTAATGAACACGAGGTGTGGAAGCTCAATGTGGCTCACGTGCTCTTCATGCAAGAAAGCAAGTATAAAGAAGCTATTGGCTTCTATGAACCGATAGTTAAAAAGCACTACGACAACATTCTCCATGTCAGTGCCATTGTGTTAGCTAATCTCTGCGTTTCCTACATCATGACAAGCCAGAATGAAGAGGCAGAGGAACTGATGAGAAAGATCgagaaggaggaagagcagtTGTCCTACGATGATCCCGATAAAAAGATCTACCATCTCTGCATTGTCAATCTAGTCATTGGTACCCTTTACTGTGCAAAAGGAAACTATGACTTTGGCATTTCAAGGGTCATTAAAAGCCTAGAGCCATATAACAAAAAATTGGGCACTGATACATGGTATTATGCCAAAAGGTGTTTCCTGTCCTTGCTGGAGAACATGTCCAAGCACATGATAATGCTACGTGACAGCGTTACTCAAGAGTGCATCCAATTTCTGGAGCACTGTGAACTGTATGGAAGAAACATCCCAGCTGTTATAGAACAACCACTTGAAGAGGAGAGGATGCACAGTGGGAAAAATACAGTTACCTATGAAGCCAGGCATTTGAGGGCACTGATGTATGAGATCATTGGGTGGAATATGTAA